One genomic window of Pseudomonas sp. LFM046 includes the following:
- a CDS encoding di-heme oxidoredictase family protein, with translation MLASPAVRRLSPLLLALALSACDDAPRFTQAEPGEHLSGGAATVRQFDQNAFSMPSANLTPMRRLDFSVGNSFFRNPWVIAPSTTTARDGLGPLFNTNGCQNCHVKDGRGHPPAPGANNAVSMLVRLSIPADASAEHARQLERLGVVPEPVYGGQLQDVSIPGVAPEGKVRVSYAPVPVTFADGTVVELRKPKLEISQLGYGPMRPDTLFSARVAPPMIGLGLLEAIPESALLANADPDDADGNGIRGRANQVWDDVAGKTVYGRFGWKAGQPNLNQQNFHAFSGDMGLTTSPLPKDDCTAAQTACQAAVNGGEPEVSDNILSLVLFYTRNLAVPARRQVDDPHVLEGKGLFHQAGCQACHTPSFTTAADAAEPELANQVIRPYSDLLLHDMGEGLADGRTEFQAGGRDWRTPPLWGIGLTEQVTGHTQFLHDGRARNLLEAILWHGGEAEPAKQKVLEYDAQQRAALLAFLNSL, from the coding sequence ATGCTCGCTTCACCGGCCGTTCGCCGCCTGTCGCCCCTGCTGCTGGCCCTGGCCCTCAGTGCCTGTGACGACGCCCCGCGGTTCACCCAGGCCGAGCCCGGCGAACACCTGTCCGGCGGTGCCGCCACAGTTCGCCAGTTCGACCAGAACGCCTTCTCCATGCCCTCGGCCAACCTCACGCCGATGCGCCGGCTGGACTTCAGCGTCGGCAACAGCTTTTTCCGCAACCCCTGGGTGATCGCCCCCTCCACCACCACCGCGCGAGATGGCCTGGGGCCGTTGTTCAACACCAATGGTTGCCAGAACTGTCACGTGAAGGACGGTCGCGGCCATCCGCCAGCCCCCGGCGCGAACAATGCGGTGTCCATGCTGGTGCGCCTGTCGATCCCGGCGGACGCCTCTGCCGAGCACGCACGACAGCTGGAGCGCCTCGGCGTGGTGCCAGAGCCGGTGTACGGCGGCCAGCTGCAGGACGTGTCGATTCCCGGCGTGGCCCCCGAAGGCAAGGTGCGGGTGAGCTACGCACCGGTCCCCGTGACCTTCGCCGACGGCACAGTGGTCGAACTGCGCAAGCCGAAGCTGGAGATCAGCCAGCTCGGCTACGGCCCGATGCGCCCGGACACCCTGTTCTCCGCACGCGTCGCGCCGCCCATGATCGGCCTGGGCCTGCTGGAAGCCATTCCCGAGTCCGCCCTCCTCGCCAACGCCGACCCGGACGACGCCGATGGCAACGGCATCCGTGGCCGTGCCAACCAGGTCTGGGACGACGTCGCGGGCAAGACGGTATACGGCCGCTTCGGCTGGAAGGCCGGGCAGCCCAACCTGAATCAACAGAATTTTCACGCCTTCTCTGGTGATATGGGCCTGACCACCAGTCCCCTGCCGAAGGATGACTGCACGGCGGCGCAGACCGCCTGCCAGGCAGCGGTGAATGGCGGCGAGCCGGAAGTCAGCGACAACATCCTCTCCCTCGTGCTGTTCTACACCCGCAACCTGGCCGTACCGGCCCGGCGCCAGGTGGACGACCCGCACGTGCTGGAAGGCAAGGGCCTGTTCCACCAGGCCGGCTGCCAGGCATGCCATACCCCCAGCTTCACCACCGCGGCCGATGCCGCCGAACCCGAGTTGGCCAACCAGGTGATCCGCCCCTACAGCGATCTGCTGCTCCACGACATGGGCGAAGGCCTGGCCGACGGCCGCACCGAATTCCAGGCCGGTGGCCGCGACTGGCGTACCCCGCCGCTGTGGGGCATCGGCCTGACCGAACAAGTGACCGGCCACACGCAGTTCCTGCACGATGGCCGCGCCCGCAACCTGCTGGAAGCCATCCTCTGGCACGGCGGTGAAGCGGAGCCGGCGAAGCAGAAAGTCCTCGAATACGACGCCCAGCAGCGCGCCGCGCTGCTGGCCTTCCTGAATTCCTTGTAA
- a CDS encoding imelysin family protein produces the protein MFRPKLLFTSLAALALGACAPQDQQAQTAAALAKEVILPTYSRWVEADRQLATSALAFCSGKEDLAKARADFLSAQKAWAELQPLMVGPLAEGNRAWQVQFWPDKKNLVGRQVEQLIKAQPQVDAAALAKASVVVQGLSAYEYILFDSNLDMADTAQKARYCPLLEAIGERQKSLAEEILARWNDKDGMLDQLSKFPNQRYADSHEAISELLRVQVTALDTLKKKLGTPLGRQTKGLPQPMQAESWRSESSLDNIGASLASAESLWQGTDKHGIRSLLGDDQKALAEKIDAGYAEARSKLDALSQPLSQLLASEDGIKRLNDFYDSLDRVQRLHSGDLAKALGIQLGFNANDGD, from the coding sequence ATGTTCCGACCCAAACTGCTGTTCACCAGCCTCGCCGCCCTGGCCCTGGGCGCCTGCGCCCCGCAGGACCAGCAGGCGCAGACCGCCGCTGCCCTGGCCAAGGAAGTGATCCTGCCGACCTACAGCCGCTGGGTCGAAGCGGACCGCCAGCTCGCCACCAGCGCCCTGGCCTTCTGCTCCGGCAAGGAAGACCTGGCCAAGGCCCGCGCCGACTTCCTCTCCGCGCAGAAAGCCTGGGCCGAGCTGCAGCCGCTGATGGTCGGACCGCTGGCCGAAGGCAACCGCGCCTGGCAGGTGCAGTTCTGGCCGGACAAGAAGAACCTGGTCGGCCGCCAGGTGGAACAACTGATCAAGGCGCAGCCCCAGGTCGACGCCGCCGCCCTGGCCAAGGCCAGCGTGGTGGTCCAGGGCCTGTCCGCCTACGAATACATCCTCTTCGACAGCAACTTGGACATGGCCGACACCGCCCAGAAGGCTCGCTACTGCCCGCTGCTGGAAGCCATCGGCGAACGCCAGAAGAGCCTGGCCGAGGAAATCCTCGCACGCTGGAACGACAAGGACGGCATGCTCGACCAACTGAGCAAGTTCCCCAACCAGCGCTACGCAGACTCCCACGAAGCCATTTCCGAACTGCTGCGGGTCCAGGTCACCGCCCTGGATACCCTGAAGAAGAAACTCGGCACCCCGCTGGGCCGCCAGACCAAGGGCCTGCCCCAGCCGATGCAGGCCGAGTCCTGGCGCAGCGAAAGCTCCCTCGACAACATCGGCGCCAGCCTGGCCAGCGCCGAAAGCCTCTGGCAGGGCACCGACAAGCACGGCATCCGCAGCCTGCTGGGCGACGACCAGAAGGCCTTGGCGGAGAAGATCGACGCCGGCTACGCCGAAGCCCGTAGCAAGCTCGACGCCCTCAGCCAACCGCTTAGCCAACTGCTGGCCAGCGAAGACGGCATCAAGCGCCTGAACGACTTCTACGACAGCCTGGACCGCGTCCAGCGCCTGCACTCCGGCGACCTGGCCAAGGCCCTGGGCATCCAGCTCGGCTTCAACGCCAACGACGGTGACTGA
- a CDS encoding DUF1513 domain-containing protein — MLRRQVLTLASLLLGAVGLGGWTLSRKGDSPLLLSARDDADGNHYAVGYRLDGTQAFATRVAQRCHDIVEHPSEPVALFVARRPGTESYLVDLRDGRLLQTLVSQKDRHFYGHGVFHKSGEWLYTTENDTTDPGRGVLGRYRYEAGRLIHDGEISSHGLGPHQVSWMPDGETLVVANGGIRTEAESRVEMNLNAMEPSLVLMHRDGSLLSKETLPQQMNSIRHLAIGADGTIIAGQQYMGDAADHADLLAIKRPGQTFQPFPLEDEQRLAMVQYTASVAIHNELRLVALTAPRGNRFFIWDLDSGAVRLDAPLPDCAGVGAVEDGFVVTSGQGRCRLYDCRGEQFTATPLQLPASFWDNHLHLA; from the coding sequence ATGCTGCGCCGCCAGGTTCTCACCCTCGCCAGCCTGCTGCTCGGCGCCGTCGGCCTGGGCGGCTGGACCCTGAGCCGCAAGGGCGATTCGCCCCTGCTGCTCTCCGCCCGCGACGATGCCGACGGCAATCACTACGCGGTGGGCTATCGCCTGGACGGCACCCAGGCCTTCGCCACTCGGGTCGCCCAGCGCTGCCATGACATCGTCGAGCACCCCAGCGAGCCGGTGGCGCTGTTCGTCGCGCGCCGGCCGGGCACCGAGAGCTACCTGGTGGACCTGCGCGATGGCCGCCTGCTGCAGACCCTGGTCTCGCAGAAGGACCGCCATTTCTACGGCCACGGTGTTTTCCACAAGAGCGGCGAATGGCTGTACACCACCGAGAACGACACCACTGATCCCGGTCGTGGCGTGCTCGGCCGCTATCGCTACGAAGCCGGCCGGCTGATCCACGACGGGGAGATTTCCAGCCACGGCCTGGGCCCGCACCAGGTGTCCTGGATGCCTGACGGCGAGACCCTCGTGGTGGCCAATGGCGGCATCCGTACCGAGGCGGAAAGCCGGGTGGAAATGAACCTGAACGCCATGGAGCCGAGCCTGGTGCTGATGCATCGCGACGGCAGCCTGCTGTCCAAGGAAACCCTGCCCCAGCAGATGAACAGCATCCGCCACCTGGCCATCGGCGCCGACGGCACCATCATTGCCGGCCAGCAGTACATGGGCGATGCCGCCGACCACGCCGACCTGCTCGCCATCAAGCGTCCTGGCCAAACCTTCCAGCCCTTCCCGCTGGAGGACGAGCAACGCCTGGCCATGGTCCAGTACACCGCCAGCGTCGCCATCCACAACGAGTTGCGCCTGGTCGCCCTGACCGCGCCGCGCGGCAACCGCTTCTTCATCTGGGACCTGGACAGCGGCGCCGTGCGCCTGGACGCGCCCCTGCCTGACTGCGCCGGCGTCGGCGCGGTGGAGGACGGTTTCGTGGTCACTTCCGGCC